A genomic region of Ignavibacteriota bacterium contains the following coding sequences:
- a CDS encoding LacI family DNA-binding transcriptional regulator, whose product MRPPLKRVTIHDVARLAGVSLGTVSAVINEKNTVKPDTRRTVLHAVKQLNYRPWGGARDAAGRAQRLWTISLIVRELDNPFYTAIALGAMSYAATKGCIVIIASSEGDHTVEERITESFLRKHIKGAIIAPVLEGDAEIEHLFRLRRLNFPFVLLEQVKGIQSNVVSIDNIKAMRNAVQYLLDLGHRHVVHFAGPMHASHTFERIQGFHRAFTESRLASREDLIVYAGAHVQDGYDTCKRYCAGRGHDAYPTAIVCYNDLVAFGVMAALTELHIRVPEEISIVGNDDITFSSRAPVKLTTVRAPLFDLGSRAAEILIRNIESQAPLPIENILLDADLIVRESAGPPRDHTL is encoded by the coding sequence GGCGTGTCGCTCGGGACAGTCTCGGCGGTCATCAACGAGAAGAACACGGTCAAGCCAGATACACGCCGCACGGTCCTCCATGCGGTCAAGCAGCTGAATTACCGCCCCTGGGGAGGGGCCCGCGATGCGGCCGGCCGGGCCCAGAGGCTCTGGACGATCAGTCTCATCGTCCGCGAATTGGATAACCCCTTCTATACCGCGATCGCCCTCGGTGCCATGTCGTATGCCGCCACAAAGGGGTGCATCGTCATCATCGCCAGCTCGGAAGGCGATCACACCGTGGAAGAACGGATCACGGAATCCTTCCTCCGCAAGCACATCAAGGGCGCCATCATCGCGCCCGTGCTCGAAGGCGACGCCGAGATCGAACACCTCTTCCGGCTTCGCCGGCTCAACTTCCCTTTCGTTCTTCTCGAGCAGGTGAAGGGTATCCAGTCGAACGTCGTCTCCATCGACAATATCAAGGCGATGAGGAATGCGGTCCAGTATCTCCTCGATCTCGGACACCGGCACGTCGTTCATTTCGCCGGGCCGATGCACGCATCGCACACCTTTGAACGCATCCAGGGATTCCACCGTGCGTTCACGGAAAGCCGTCTCGCTTCCCGCGAAGACCTGATCGTGTATGCCGGCGCGCATGTGCAGGATGGCTATGATACGTGCAAACGCTATTGTGCCGGGCGCGGACATGATGCATACCCGACGGCCATCGTCTGTTACAATGATCTCGTCGCATTCGGTGTCATGGCTGCGCTCACTGAGCTGCACATCCGGGTGCCCGAAGAGATCTCGATCGTCGGAAACGACGATATCACCTTCTCCAGCCGTGCCCCGGTGAAGCTGACCACCGTCCGCGCCCCGCTTTTCGATCTCGGGAGCCGGGCCGCGGAGATCCTGATACGCAACATCGAATCGCAGGCCCCGCTCCCGATCGAGAACATCCTCCTCGATGCGGATCTGATCGTCCGGGAGTCCGCCGGGCCACCCCGCGACCACACTCTGTAA
- a CDS encoding DUF1080 domain-containing protein gives MRHALTTIAMLLACAAAAHAASWQPLFNGRDLAGWSQRNGQATYTVRDGALVGTTVVGSPNSFLCTTDSYGDFIFECEFMADWGLNSGVQIRSERSPGVRGGRVYGYQVEIDPSDRAWTGGIYDESRRGWLHTLEAQPGSKQAYHKDGWNLLRVEARGTSIRTWVNGVPCADILDNTTLRGFIGLQVHGVGNDSTKAGMCVRWRDLRIMTTGLDGEWTKNAGGIAQYNYVPNTISDRERADGWSLLWDGATTKGWRGAKVAAFPTKGWDIIDGTLSVSEAGGFESRMGGDIVTEAEYTNFMLIVDFRIAAGANSGIKYFVDPGLNKGEGSAIGCEYQILDDAVHEDAKKGMNGNRKLAGLYDLIPPQNVRFNGIDEWNRATVIVNGRHVEHWLNGFKTVEYERATQMWRALVDHSKYVVWPSFGEASRGHILLQDHGNRVSFRSIKIHPLP, from the coding sequence ATGCGTCATGCCCTCACCACGATCGCAATGCTCCTGGCGTGTGCGGCTGCTGCTCACGCCGCTTCCTGGCAACCGCTCTTCAACGGCCGCGACCTGGCTGGCTGGAGTCAACGGAACGGCCAGGCCACATACACCGTCCGGGATGGTGCTCTTGTCGGAACGACCGTCGTCGGGTCGCCCAACAGTTTCCTGTGCACCACGGACTCCTACGGCGACTTCATTTTCGAGTGCGAGTTCATGGCGGACTGGGGACTGAACTCAGGTGTGCAGATCCGCAGTGAACGATCGCCCGGCGTGCGCGGGGGACGCGTGTACGGGTACCAGGTGGAGATCGATCCCTCCGACCGTGCCTGGACCGGCGGCATCTATGACGAGTCGCGCCGTGGTTGGTTGCATACGCTCGAGGCGCAGCCGGGATCGAAGCAAGCCTACCACAAGGACGGATGGAACCTCCTGCGTGTCGAAGCCCGTGGTACGTCGATCCGCACGTGGGTGAATGGTGTCCCATGCGCTGATATCCTGGACAATACCACGCTACGCGGCTTCATCGGATTGCAGGTCCATGGGGTCGGCAACGACTCGACCAAGGCAGGGATGTGTGTGCGTTGGAGGGACCTGCGCATCATGACCACCGGCCTCGATGGAGAGTGGACGAAGAATGCCGGCGGCATTGCGCAATACAATTATGTGCCGAACACGATCAGCGACCGGGAGCGTGCCGATGGCTGGAGCCTCCTCTGGGATGGCGCAACGACAAAGGGCTGGAGGGGTGCGAAGGTGGCAGCATTTCCGACGAAGGGCTGGGACATCATCGATGGTACACTCTCGGTATCGGAGGCCGGCGGTTTTGAGTCGCGCATGGGAGGCGACATCGTGACGGAGGCAGAGTATACGAACTTCATGCTCATCGTTGATTTCCGTATCGCGGCCGGTGCGAACAGCGGGATCAAGTATTTCGTCGACCCCGGGTTGAACAAAGGCGAAGGTTCGGCCATCGGGTGTGAATATCAGATCCTGGACGATGCGGTCCACGAGGACGCGAAGAAAGGCATGAATGGGAACCGGAAGCTTGCAGGGCTCTACGACCTGATCCCGCCGCAGAATGTACGGTTCAACGGGATCGATGAGTGGAATCGCGCAACGGTGATCGTGAACGGACGTCATGTCGAACACTGGCTCAACGGCTTCAAGACCGTGGAGTATGAGCGCGCAACCCAGATGTGGCGCGCACTGGTCGATCACAGCAAATACGTCGTGTGGCCATCGTTCGGCGAGGCGTCCCGCGGTCATATCCTGTTGCAGGACCACGGCAACCGTGTCTCATTCCGCAGCATCAAGATCCACCCGCTGCCCTGA
- a CDS encoding Gfo/Idh/MocA family oxidoreductase: MKNSRREFLKGAGAAVTGVMLGGAGSTASSYARIIGANDRLMVGVVGFSDRAKDALLPAFWKHADELGFEIVGVSDIWNRRRAEGLAFVKERTGKAVRAYRNNDELYADRDVDAVIISTADFQHARHAVEAAQNRKHAYVEKPFAETMSDNRLALEEVRKSGIVLQIGSQRRSGPNYQKAAEYIASGKFGPITMVEMSWNINQPGRWRRPGLVADIQESDTDWKRYLIGRPHESWDPRKYVEYRLFWPYSSGIPGQWMCHQIDTVHWFSGYKFPRTVTANGGIYMWDDGRKNFDTMTAVFDFGPVEEPHKKGFQVVYSSRMHNSAGGIKEIYYSNGGELNLDTNRVTSNGGLQEREASAMGLKPNLLPETELTDASVRAQTAAATGVDLMTSLHMRNWLECMRSGQTPNAPVEAGYYHSVSTIMTTAALHTGKAVTFDAKAQEVLAGGEVFEF; encoded by the coding sequence ATGAAGAATTCGCGTAGAGAGTTTCTGAAGGGTGCCGGCGCAGCGGTGACCGGTGTCATGCTGGGCGGGGCGGGATCCACCGCGTCGAGTTATGCGCGGATCATCGGGGCGAATGACCGCCTGATGGTGGGCGTGGTGGGGTTCTCCGACCGCGCAAAGGATGCGCTGTTGCCGGCGTTCTGGAAACACGCCGATGAGCTGGGATTCGAGATCGTAGGCGTATCAGACATCTGGAACCGGCGACGCGCTGAAGGGCTCGCGTTCGTGAAAGAACGGACCGGGAAGGCTGTCCGGGCCTACAGGAACAACGACGAACTCTACGCCGACAGGGACGTGGACGCCGTGATCATCTCCACGGCCGATTTCCAGCACGCACGGCATGCCGTTGAAGCGGCACAGAACCGGAAGCATGCGTATGTCGAGAAGCCGTTCGCGGAGACCATGAGCGACAATCGGCTGGCGCTGGAGGAAGTGCGGAAGTCCGGTATCGTCCTCCAGATCGGTTCGCAGCGGAGAAGTGGGCCGAACTATCAGAAGGCGGCGGAGTATATTGCCTCAGGGAAATTCGGCCCCATCACCATGGTGGAAATGTCCTGGAACATCAATCAGCCGGGACGCTGGCGCCGGCCTGGCCTTGTCGCCGATATACAAGAGAGCGATACGGATTGGAAGCGCTATCTCATCGGCAGGCCGCACGAGTCCTGGGATCCGCGCAAATATGTGGAGTATCGCCTGTTCTGGCCGTACTCCTCGGGCATTCCCGGGCAGTGGATGTGCCATCAGATCGATACGGTGCACTGGTTCTCCGGGTACAAATTCCCGCGGACCGTCACGGCGAACGGCGGCATTTATATGTGGGATGATGGCCGGAAGAATTTCGATACGATGACGGCGGTGTTCGATTTCGGGCCGGTGGAGGAGCCGCACAAGAAGGGCTTTCAGGTCGTGTACTCGTCGCGTATGCACAACAGTGCCGGCGGTATCAAGGAGATCTATTACTCCAACGGCGGGGAACTGAATTTGGATACCAACCGGGTGACATCGAACGGGGGACTGCAGGAGCGTGAAGCTTCGGCGATGGGCTTGAAACCAAACCTGTTGCCGGAGACGGAGCTCACCGATGCATCGGTCCGTGCCCAGACAGCTGCGGCGACGGGGGTGGATCTGATGACGAGCCTGCACATGCGAAACTGGCTCGAATGCATGCGTAGCGGGCAGACGCCGAACGCACCGGTCGAAGCCGGATATTATCATTCCGTGTCGACCATCATGACGACCGCGGCCCTGCACACTGGCAAGGCGGTGACGTTCGATGCGAAGGCACAGGAAGTACTGGCCGGGGGTGAGGTCTTCGAATTCTGA
- a CDS encoding GNAT family N-acetyltransferase, with protein sequence MIRIARTNSDSPEFLRLVELLDEHLARVDGEEHPYYAQLNATDVPRNVVLAYTNGGAVGCGAIRPFPQDMMEVKRMFVLPAWRRKGIAGLILAELEDWARQLGASACVLETGRKQSEAVALYAGQGYHQIANYGPFIGLGNSICFQKTLHQVQE encoded by the coding sequence ATGATCAGGATAGCACGAACCAATTCTGACAGCCCGGAGTTTCTCCGCCTGGTGGAACTGCTGGATGAACATCTGGCACGGGTCGATGGGGAAGAACATCCGTACTACGCGCAATTGAATGCCACGGATGTCCCCCGGAACGTCGTCCTGGCGTATACGAACGGCGGAGCCGTGGGGTGTGGCGCGATCCGGCCGTTCCCGCAGGACATGATGGAGGTCAAGCGCATGTTCGTTCTCCCGGCGTGGCGCAGAAAGGGGATCGCCGGACTGATCCTGGCGGAGCTCGAGGACTGGGCGCGGCAGCTCGGGGCCAGCGCTTGCGTCCTGGAAACAGGAAGAAAACAATCCGAGGCCGTTGCTCTGTATGCCGGTCAGGGCTATCATCAGATCGCCAACTATGGTCCGTTCATCGGTTTAGGGAACAGTATCTGCTTTCAGAAGACCCTCCACCAAGTACAAGAGTAG
- a CDS encoding NmrA/HSCARG family protein, with protein sequence MAERKIIAVVGATGAQGGGLVRAILNSPGGGFAARAITRDVTSDKAKELAKLGAEVVAGDVDDVESLKKAFAGAYGAYCVTFFWAHFSPEREKANALAMAQAAKAAGIQHAIWSTFEDTRKLVPLSDDRMPTLMGKYKVAHFDAKNEANQAFTDLGVPTTFLLTSFYWENLIYFGAGPKKGADGTLALTYPMGDKKLPGIASEDIGRCAYGIFRKGREYIGKTVGIAGEHLTGAQMAAALTKALRQEVRYNDVPPDVYRGFGFPGAEDMGNMFQYKRDFEKEYCGARDIGVSRSLNPALLTFDAWLKSNAERIPLE encoded by the coding sequence ATGGCGGAGAGAAAGATCATCGCAGTGGTTGGTGCAACTGGCGCCCAGGGCGGCGGACTGGTACGCGCAATCCTCAATAGTCCGGGCGGAGGCTTTGCAGCCCGGGCCATCACCCGCGATGTCACATCGGACAAGGCAAAGGAACTTGCCAAACTCGGGGCGGAAGTGGTCGCCGGCGATGTTGATGATGTTGAGAGTCTGAAGAAGGCCTTTGCCGGGGCATACGGGGCATATTGTGTCACCTTCTTCTGGGCACACTTCTCTCCCGAACGCGAGAAGGCGAACGCCCTGGCGATGGCACAGGCGGCGAAGGCAGCGGGGATCCAGCATGCGATCTGGTCCACGTTCGAAGACACCCGCAAGCTCGTGCCGCTCTCGGACGACAGGATGCCAACACTCATGGGCAAGTACAAGGTCGCGCACTTCGATGCCAAGAATGAGGCGAATCAGGCGTTCACCGATCTCGGCGTCCCCACGACATTCCTCCTGACGTCGTTCTACTGGGAGAACCTCATCTACTTTGGTGCGGGGCCCAAGAAGGGTGCAGATGGTACACTCGCCCTGACCTATCCCATGGGCGACAAGAAGCTTCCCGGGATCGCCTCGGAGGATATCGGACGGTGTGCGTATGGCATCTTCAGAAAGGGGCGCGAGTACATCGGGAAGACCGTGGGGATCGCCGGAGAGCATCTCACCGGCGCGCAGATGGCGGCCGCCCTGACGAAGGCACTCCGACAGGAGGTCCGATACAACGACGTGCCTCCGGATGTGTACCGGGGATTCGGATTCCCTGGCGCAGAGGACATGGGAAACATGTTCCAGTACAAGCGCGATTTTGAAAAGGAGTATTGTGGTGCGCGCGACATCGGCGTCTCGCGTTCACTCAATCCAGCGCTGCTGACATTTGATGCATGGCTCAAGAGCAATGCGGAGCGCATTCCGCTGGAGTAG
- a CDS encoding T9SS type A sorting domain-containing protein: protein MYRSRIIAIFLLSLCMAQAHAQSLALPPRPVDAYTRDDMLRILTPLTREAREDSVYRWFMAGNVPAFLRTLVPVTASAVINGQPRSVTFHTTPDYLALGPDERYLLMPMTPLLAQRLADALRCTLPTRKMVNEIYAASSVKLAPAPIPPSGAMITVPVFVQHDSIVWTQRQPVLGSFPQGSLVGGTKKDVVISNKIRSDLKAGVPKPVVIYGWHQLNGSPIQPLYNGHGETYADYSHGIRLVLNAAELDGAPTTVSAVLTDDALSVLLSDEGVIARPRYGDAPAGIGISADTAGLGSMFEGAFPNPFNTSTEVRYRLASDDEVTLKVYDLLGRETATLVDAAMDAGAHEVTFDGSGHASGVYIVRFMAGRSVQSGKIVLLR from the coding sequence ATGTACCGATCCAGGATCATCGCGATCTTTCTCCTGTCGCTCTGTATGGCCCAGGCGCATGCGCAATCCCTCGCCCTTCCCCCGCGCCCGGTTGACGCCTACACGCGTGACGACATGCTGCGCATCCTCACCCCCCTCACGCGTGAGGCCCGGGAGGATTCCGTGTATCGCTGGTTCATGGCCGGGAACGTTCCGGCATTCCTCCGGACACTTGTCCCCGTGACCGCATCGGCGGTCATCAACGGACAGCCTCGCAGCGTCACCTTCCACACGACGCCGGACTATCTCGCATTGGGACCGGACGAGCGGTACCTCCTCATGCCGATGACTCCCCTCCTGGCTCAACGGCTTGCCGATGCTTTGCGGTGCACGCTGCCAACGCGCAAGATGGTCAATGAGATCTACGCGGCATCCTCCGTGAAGCTGGCCCCGGCCCCGATACCGCCGAGCGGAGCAATGATCACGGTCCCGGTGTTCGTCCAGCACGACTCCATCGTCTGGACCCAACGGCAACCCGTGCTCGGATCATTTCCTCAAGGATCATTGGTCGGGGGAACCAAGAAGGATGTCGTGATCTCGAACAAGATCCGGAGCGACCTGAAGGCGGGTGTTCCGAAGCCGGTGGTCATTTACGGTTGGCATCAACTGAACGGGAGCCCGATCCAACCCCTCTACAATGGACACGGGGAGACCTACGCGGATTACAGTCACGGGATACGGCTTGTTCTGAATGCAGCCGAGCTGGACGGTGCACCGACGACGGTGAGCGCCGTCTTGACTGATGATGCGTTGTCCGTGCTGCTGAGTGACGAGGGCGTGATCGCCCGGCCACGTTACGGAGATGCACCGGCGGGCATCGGCATATCGGCGGACACCGCCGGCCTGGGATCGATGTTCGAAGGGGCGTTTCCGAACCCATTCAACACATCAACGGAGGTCCGGTACAGGCTTGCATCGGACGATGAGGTCACGCTGAAGGTCTACGATCTCCTCGGGCGCGAGACCGCTACGCTCGTCGATGCAGCAATGGATGCCGGAGCACACGAAGTGACCTTCGACGGATCCGGCCATGCGAGCGGGGTGTATATCGTGAGGTTCATGGCTGGCAGGTCGGTGCAGAGTGGAAAGATCGTTCTCTTGAGATAG
- a CDS encoding T9SS type A sorting domain-containing protein, which produces MRSLLLAALAMCFASSASGEGRVLFVIGSDTGLWTGLNVARYHCTLSGALYSDPTMNASRVMDPAFRSALTDRHGTPMKLTWWMMAGNMFRLSVNTDIPVPSTMPVYLMKRFHGERLRQWGDELTFHYHNWVWSDRNGDGIWYWNQAVTYDEFAPDFDQTLAEMLLEEEVFPVSFRSGWHAMNNAWQQRLDHLLPFSMHNDWPAAHNDPVEPVDNVYDWSRAPSSFIPFHPSRSDYQVPGNGSGWNLRSSYVTRADSAFLTQAFALAAQGTDQVVCLWAHLPESDFPENLQKLNAAVHAVASRYPTIDYRYCSAIEAMQTWLKTADSVAPHLTVMESETGGGDLLWVIRSDEPIFQPQPFVAIKDRYERYRILPLEQTGAQEWKTTSGVPRSDLARLGVGVTDTAGNLSTRIIRYLPDDAIVDNSSTGYEELHGSWQSVTGSGFDASFRLCTLAPGDSAMARWNVAIPAQGTFNISIRIPATTAPCAAGRILWGADGNERVTSFSSVLPADTWTHVGTLRAEGPGQAHVALTCWGSPGATMFGADAIRVSALVRERWVEAPSTFDAGALIVGEQSERGLVIRNSGVNTAHILSATTVRGTASVMDALPLALPAMGEHTLNLRCTPSIVGAFVDTLVLTTDDPLHAGVRVALHGQAREYFVLIDDRDPSRYGETGNWAFSSAGGLNSTSRYAYPAPGVAAQFTVRLKRPGLYNVSAIVPTTVNASLRARYDLVCGSTTIDSLFRDQNAGSGSWVRLWERDLPADTALTVRITDAMVPVVSGKVLRTDAVEFQWLSTGTNVRHDGTAAIPGESSLEQNYPNPFNPSTRITISLAARQRTRVSIYDVLGREITTLLDEVRDAGRFTLTFHGAGLSSGIYICRMRTGNAVWSRRMLLMK; this is translated from the coding sequence ATGAGATCTCTGCTGCTTGCCGCGCTGGCCATGTGCTTCGCCTCTTCTGCCTCCGGAGAGGGGCGGGTCCTCTTTGTCATCGGTTCCGACACGGGACTCTGGACCGGCCTCAATGTTGCACGATACCACTGCACGCTCTCTGGAGCGCTGTACTCTGACCCCACCATGAACGCGTCACGGGTCATGGACCCTGCGTTCCGTTCGGCACTCACCGACCGGCATGGCACCCCGATGAAGCTTACCTGGTGGATGATGGCGGGGAACATGTTCCGCCTTTCCGTGAACACGGACATCCCGGTGCCCAGCACCATGCCCGTCTATCTGATGAAACGGTTTCATGGCGAACGGTTACGGCAATGGGGCGACGAACTCACGTTCCACTACCACAATTGGGTGTGGAGCGACCGCAACGGGGACGGCATCTGGTACTGGAATCAGGCGGTGACGTACGATGAATTCGCCCCCGACTTCGACCAGACCCTGGCCGAGATGCTCCTCGAGGAAGAGGTCTTCCCCGTCTCGTTCCGCAGTGGCTGGCATGCAATGAACAACGCCTGGCAGCAACGCCTCGACCATCTCCTCCCCTTCAGCATGCACAATGATTGGCCGGCGGCGCACAACGACCCGGTGGAACCAGTAGACAATGTGTACGACTGGTCACGGGCACCATCCTCATTCATCCCCTTCCATCCCTCGCGATCGGACTATCAGGTGCCCGGCAACGGGAGCGGTTGGAATCTTCGCTCATCGTATGTGACCAGAGCCGATTCCGCATTCCTCACGCAAGCATTTGCGCTCGCCGCACAAGGGACCGATCAGGTTGTTTGCCTCTGGGCGCACCTGCCCGAATCAGATTTCCCGGAAAACCTCCAGAAGCTGAATGCAGCAGTACATGCGGTTGCCAGCCGCTACCCCACCATCGACTACCGGTACTGCTCGGCCATCGAGGCCATGCAGACGTGGCTGAAGACCGCCGATTCCGTGGCCCCGCACTTGACCGTCATGGAGTCAGAGACAGGCGGTGGTGATCTGCTCTGGGTGATCCGTTCCGATGAACCGATCTTTCAGCCGCAGCCCTTTGTCGCCATCAAGGACAGGTATGAGCGCTACCGCATCCTTCCCCTTGAGCAGACCGGTGCACAAGAATGGAAGACCACTTCAGGCGTGCCCCGGTCAGATCTTGCACGTCTGGGCGTTGGTGTCACCGATACGGCGGGGAACCTCAGCACCAGGATCATCCGGTACCTTCCCGACGATGCTATCGTCGACAACAGCTCCACAGGATACGAAGAACTGCACGGCTCATGGCAGAGCGTCACCGGGAGCGGATTCGATGCATCCTTCCGCCTGTGCACGCTGGCGCCGGGCGACTCAGCCATGGCACGCTGGAACGTCGCGATCCCAGCACAAGGAACGTTCAACATCTCCATCAGGATCCCTGCAACCACGGCCCCTTGCGCGGCCGGACGCATACTCTGGGGCGCAGACGGGAACGAACGTGTGACATCTTTCAGCTCTGTGTTGCCGGCGGATACCTGGACCCATGTTGGGACACTTCGGGCAGAGGGCCCGGGACAGGCGCATGTTGCTCTCACCTGCTGGGGGTCTCCGGGAGCGACAATGTTCGGCGCGGATGCGATCAGAGTCTCAGCGCTCGTTCGCGAACGGTGGGTGGAAGCCCCCTCGACCTTCGATGCCGGGGCCCTGATCGTCGGTGAGCAGTCGGAGCGCGGGCTGGTGATCCGCAACTCCGGAGTGAACACTGCGCATATACTTTCTGCAACCACCGTTCGGGGAACGGCATCGGTGATGGATGCTCTCCCCCTTGCTCTCCCGGCCATGGGTGAGCACACCCTGAACCTGCGATGCACTCCTTCGATCGTCGGCGCCTTTGTTGACACGCTGGTTCTCACGACAGACGATCCGCTCCACGCCGGGGTCAGGGTAGCTCTCCATGGACAGGCGCGCGAGTATTTTGTGCTCATCGATGACCGGGATCCCTCGCGCTATGGCGAGACGGGGAACTGGGCGTTCAGTTCAGCGGGCGGCCTCAACTCCACAAGCAGGTATGCATACCCCGCACCTGGCGTGGCGGCTCAATTCACGGTCCGCCTGAAGAGACCGGGGCTGTACAACGTCAGCGCCATCGTTCCAACGACCGTGAATGCATCGCTCCGCGCCCGATACGACCTGGTGTGTGGATCCACCACGATCGATTCCCTGTTCCGGGACCAGAATGCTGGCAGTGGAAGCTGGGTCCGTCTCTGGGAACGGGATCTGCCGGCCGATACGGCGCTGACGGTGCGGATCACCGACGCGATGGTTCCCGTGGTCTCCGGCAAGGTGCTGCGCACCGATGCCGTGGAATTCCAGTGGCTCAGCACGGGTACCAACGTCCGGCACGATGGCACGGCGGCCATCCCCGGGGAGAGCTCGCTGGAGCAGAACTACCCGAATCCCTTCAATCCCTCCACGCGCATCACCATCTCCCTTGCCGCCCGGCAACGGACACGCGTTTCGATCTATGACGTACTCGGAAGAGAGATCACGACACTGTTGGATGAGGTCAGAGATGCGGGCAGGTTCACATTGACCTTCCATGGCGCGGGTCTCTCGAGCGGGATCTACATCTGCAGGATGCGTACCGGAAACGCCGTGTGGTCCCGACGAATGCTCCTGATGAAGTAA
- a CDS encoding DUF4249 family protein, which translates to MKPLIHIALIGLLGALAISCNQPFEPDGPANSKLVVYSILNGASSTQFVRLSTTYDASSAPSLRGASVSMTFDGRTVQFRDTTVTTTDASGAPASIPMFVAYQMPITGGSKYTLRVTDPSGLGAEVRSTALQPPYFALNNAKVLSRSVRSQIILNTTFGSFDGAFVMHFYLDFYAYVNGGWELHREEVPVRSYEESDGTTVKVFPSLDLVRTYSASRTMVPIKYDTLQYDQTRSEIVSRYTAAPVVWLRATFVLSQIDDVLYNYYFVNNGPRDNSTIRMDQPDYTNIPKGLGVFGSSVMVTMTYPLAN; encoded by the coding sequence ATGAAGCCCCTCATTCATATCGCCCTCATCGGACTGCTCGGCGCACTGGCCATCTCCTGCAACCAGCCGTTCGAACCGGATGGCCCTGCGAACAGCAAGCTGGTCGTCTACAGCATCTTGAATGGCGCTTCGTCAACACAATTCGTTCGGCTCTCCACCACGTATGATGCCTCCTCCGCACCCTCGCTCCGCGGCGCATCGGTATCGATGACGTTCGACGGGAGGACGGTGCAGTTCAGGGATACGACGGTCACGACCACCGACGCATCCGGCGCACCGGCAAGCATCCCGATGTTCGTCGCCTATCAGATGCCTATCACCGGGGGGAGCAAGTACACCCTCCGTGTCACCGATCCGTCCGGACTCGGTGCCGAGGTCCGCTCGACCGCACTCCAGCCGCCGTACTTCGCCCTCAACAACGCGAAGGTGCTCAGCCGGAGCGTCCGCTCGCAGATCATCCTGAACACCACGTTTGGCTCCTTTGACGGCGCGTTCGTGATGCATTTCTATCTGGATTTCTACGCGTACGTGAATGGGGGGTGGGAACTGCACCGGGAAGAGGTGCCTGTGCGAAGCTACGAGGAGTCGGATGGGACCACGGTGAAGGTCTTCCCGTCACTCGATCTGGTCAGGACCTATTCCGCATCCCGCACGATGGTCCCGATCAAGTACGACACGCTCCAGTATGACCAGACACGGTCCGAGATCGTGTCCCGCTACACGGCCGCACCGGTCGTCTGGTTGCGTGCCACGTTCGTGCTGTCTCAGATCGATGACGTGCTGTACAACTACTACTTTGTGAACAACGGGCCACGCGACAACTCCACGATCCGTATGGATCAACCGGACTACACGAACATCCCGAAGGGGCTCGGGGTCTTCGGCAGTTCCGTGATGGTCACGATGACCTACCCGCTCGCCAACTAG